The sequence below is a genomic window from Thalassobaculum sp. OXR-137.
CCGCGATGCCGGGCAGATTCCATCAGCTCGTCGTCGCTCGCCACGGACGGGCCCGGGTAGGTCTCGCCGGCGTTGTAGGGCGCCATGGCCTGGGCCGTCATGATCTGGCGGGCTAGCTTCATCGCCGCCAGAAGGACGCGGCGGTCCTCCTCATGGGCGAGGTAGTTCGGCTGGATCACCGGCGCCTCGAACGGATCGGCGTTGCGCAGGCGGACATAGCCCTGGCTCTCCGGGCGCTGCTGCCACGACGCGATGGTCATGCCGGGCTCCCGCTCCAGCGCCGACTGCACACCCTCGGCATAGGAGGCCGGGGTGAAGGTGAACTGGATGTCGCCGAACTGCAGCGCCGGATCGGAGCGCCAGAAGCCGTAGACCAGGGTCGGGCTGATCGCCAGGATGCCCTTGCGGGTGGTCAGGTACTTCATCACCTCGCCGGCCAGCTTCAGACCGCGGGCGCGCTCGTTGATGCTGTCGGTGTTCTTTACCCGGTAGGCGAAGCGCGGCGCATAGTGGTCGCGCAGGTTCTCGCCGACACCCGGCAGCGCATGCTTGACCGCGATGCCGTGCTGGCTGAGCTGGTCCGGCGCGCCGATCCCGGAGAGCTGCAAGAGCTGCGGCGAGTTGTAGGTGCCGCCCGACAGGATCACCTCCCGGTTCGCCTTGACCTCGCTCGGGATACCGTGGCGCCCGCCCTTGTTGTAGCGCACGCCGGTGACCCGCTTCCCCTCCAGCGCCAGTTCGGTGGCGTGGGCATGGGTGATGACCGTCAGGTTGGGCCGCTTCATGGCGGGGTGCAGGTAGCCGCGCGCTGCGCTGAGGCGGCGGCCGCCACGGATTGTGCGTTGGGCGTAGTTCACGCCCTCCTGCTTCTCGCCGTTATAGTCCGGGTTGCGCGGAATGCCGGTCTCCACGCAGCTCTGGATGAAGGCCTCCGTGAGCGGGTGCGACCAGTCGATATCGGTGACGGTCATCTTGCCGTCGCGGCCGCGGAAGGTCTCGTCCGCCTGGCCCTGGCGGCTTTCGCAGCGCTTGAAATAGGGCAGCACGTCGGCATAGCCCCAGCCCCGGTTGCCCATCTGCGACCAGGTGTTGAAGTCGAGCCGCTGGCCCCGGTTGTAGATATGGCCATTGATCGAGCTCGACCCGCCCAGGGTCTTGCCGCGCGGCGCCTTGATCCGGCGCCCGGCCGTCCAGTGGCTCGGCTCCTGCTCGTAAAGCCAGTTCACCGACGGATCGAGGATCGTTTTCATGAACCCGGCGGGAATGTGGATGAACGGGTGCCAGTCACTCGGCCCGGCCTCCAGCACGCAGACCGAGGTATTGGGATCCTCGCTCAGACGGTTGGCGAGCACCGAACCGGCAGAGCCGGCACCGACGATGACGTAGTCGAAGCTGTCCATTGGATCACGATCCGAGTCTTGAAGCGGTCCCACGAGCGCGGGTTAACCTCAGTCCTAACACAGACGATGGGGGCGGCGGGAGAGAGAAGCGGACGATTTTCTCTTTGCCGGATCGGCACGAATGTTTGTGCATGTGCGAAGAGATTTTTGCGAGTGCGAAGAGAAATTTCACCATTTCCACTCCCCGGACCTGTTCCGGGGCGAGGCCAACAGCCGGCGCGAAGCGTTTGGAGTCCGGGCGAGCGGCAAGCCTCGCCCCGGCACAAGGCCGGGGGGTGGGAGGGGTGGTGGGTGGCCGGAGGCTTGATCCTGATTTGCATCAGGATGACGGGGAAACGTTAAGAATAGGCCGTCGTCCTGATGCAAATCAGGACCAAGCCACGAACGCCAGAGCCGACCCGACCCCCACTCAAGCCCCCTCGCCTCAACCCCGGTGCGGTGCCACAGTGGCGCCCCGCCCGCCCGCCAGAGACACGCCCATGCCCCAGCCCACCGCCCTGATCTTCGACTGCGACGGGGTGCTCGTCGATTCCGAGGCCATCGTCATGCGCATCGAGCAGGCCGCGATCGCCGAAGCCGGCCTGAGCTATGCGCCGCAGGACTACGCCACCAAGTTCACCGGCCTGTCCTACGACGATTTCTTCGCCACCCTGGACGCCGAGCACCGCACCCGTTTCGGCCGGCCGCTCGACCGAAGCCTGTACGAGCGGATCAAGGACGACAGCGTCGCCGCCATGGAGCGCGAGCTGGAGGCCGTCCCCGGCATCGCCGAGCTGGTGGAGATCGTCACGGTCCCGACCGCCGTCGCCTCCTCCTCCTTCCCGGACTCGCTGGTCATGAAGCTGCGCAAGACCGGCCTGTACGACCGCTTCGCGCCGCATATCTACTCGACCAAGCTGGTGCCCAACGGCAAGCCGGCGCCGGACATCTTCCTCTACGCCGCCGAGAAGCTGGGGGTCCCCGCCAAGGACTGCGTCGTGCTGGAGGACAGTGTCAACGGCATCTGCGCCGCCGTCGATGCGGGCATGACCGCCTGGGGCTTCACCGGGGCCGGACACGCCGACCCGGAGCTCGCCCAACGCCTCACCGCCGCCGGGGCGGAGTCCGTGTTTGACAGCCACGCCGCGATTGCGCTCCGCTTGCGGGAATGAACAACGATAATCTCGGGGAGGAGTGCATGGCCGCGGAAAAGGTCGACATCGCGATCGTCGGAGCGGGCTTCGCCGGCATGTACATGCTCCACAGGGCGCGCGGCATGGGACTGAGCGCGGTGGTGTTCGAGACCGGCGACGGGGTCGGCGGCACCTGGTACTGGAACCGCTATCCGGGGGCCCGCTGCGACGTCGAGAGCATGGAGTACTCCTACCAGTTCGACGAGGACCTGCAGCAGGAGTGGTCCTGGTCGGAGCGGTTCGCCGCCCAGCCCGAGATCCTGCGCTACGCCAACCACGTGGCCGACCGCTTCGACCTGAAGCGCGACATCCGCTTCGAGACCAAGGTCACCGCCGCCCATTTCGACGACGCGACCGGCCGGTGGCAGGTCAGCACCGACAAGGGCGACACGGTCGCCGCCGCCCATCTGGTGATGGCGACGGGCTGTCTCTCCTCGGCCAACGTGCCGCATTTCGAGGGGCTGGAGGACTTCAAAGGCGACTGGTACCACACCGGGCGCTGGCCGAAGGACGGCGTGGACTTCACCGGCAAGCGGGTGGCGGTGATCGGCACCGGCTCCTCGGCCATCCAGTCGATCCCGGTGATCGCCCGCCAGGCCGAACACCTCACCGTGTTCCAGCGCACGCCGAACTACGCGGTGCCGGCCCACAACCATCCGGTCGACCCGGAGCGCGAGGCTTGGTTCAAGGCGAATTACAGTGAGCTGCGCGAAAAGGCCAAGCAGGGCCGGTCGGGCCAGCTCTATTCGGTGCGCGACCTGAAATGGGGCAGCGAGCCGCTGGAGACCGCCAAGGCGGAGTTCGCCCGGCGCTGGGACCTCGGCGGCTTCTCCTATCTGGGCGCCTATATCGACCTGCTGGTGAACAAGGAGGGCAACGACGTCGCCGCCGAGTTCGTGCGCGACAAGATCCGCGAGACGGTCAACGACCCGAAGACGGCGGAGCTGCTCTGCCCGACCAGCGTGATCGGCTGCAAGCGGCTCTGCGTCGATATCGGCTATTTCGAGACCTACAACCGGGACAACGTTTCGCTGATCGATATCTCGAAGGCCCCGATCGAGCGGCTGACCGAGACCGGCCTGATCACCGGCGGGCGGGAGTACGCCTTCGACGCCATCGTCTTCGCCACCGGCTTCGACGCCATGACCGGCTCGCTGAACCGGATCGACATCCGCGGCCGCGACGGTCTGGCCCTGACGGAGAAGTGGGAAGCGGGGCCGCGCACCTATCTCGGGCTGACGACGGTCGGCTTCCCCAACCTGTTCCTCATCACCGGCCCGGGGAGCCCCTCGGTGCTGACCAACATGCTGCCGACCATCGAGCAGCATGTGGACTATGTCAGCGACATCATCGACCACCTGCGCGCCCACGGGCAGTCGACCATCGAGCCGGAGCAGGATGCCGAGGACGCCTGGGTCGACCACGTGAACCAGATCGCCGGCGGCACGCTCTATCCGAGCTGCAATTCCTGGTATCTCGGCGCCAACGTGCCGGGCAAACCACGGGTGTTCATGCCCTATCCCGGCTTTCCGGCCTATGTGAAGAAATGCGAGGAGATCGCAGCGGCGGGATATGCGGGGTTCCGGGTCGGCTAGGATGGAGCATCGACACCAGTTTCTCATCCGGCGGAGACGATGACGGAAGACGACGGGCAGACGCCCTCACCAGGCCCCAGCGCGGGAACCGAATTCGTGATCCCCGACGGCTACGCTCCGGAAATCGCAGCGCTCGTCCGCTACTGGACCCGTATCACGCCGCCAGACGGCCTGCCCGGGCGCCAGCATTTCGACCCGGCGGATATTCCCGAGCTGTTGCCGCATCTGTGGATGGCCGATGTCTACCGCGATCCGTGGCGCTTCTGGATCCGGCTGGTGGGCACGGCGGTCGTCAACTATTCCGGCCGGGACTCGACCGGAAAATGGTGCACGGAGCAGTTTCCGAACTTCGAGGAAAGCGCAGGATACCGCGACATGGCGCGCTGCGCCGAGCAGGGCGTTCCGGTCTTCCGGACAGCCAAGCAGCTCGCCTCCGACGGGCCCCGGCAGTCGCAGCGCGTCCACCTTCCCCTGGCGGCCGACGGCCGGAAGGTCGACATCATCCTGTCGCTGACACGGTACGTGTTCGTTCGGGTGTAAAGCGGGAAGCCTCCCTCCCGCTTTTTACCCCGCCCCGCCTCACTCCCCGGATTTATTCCGGGGCGATCCCGTCGACCGGCCAGGACACCGAACACTTCGCGTCAGCGGATGCGCTGCCCCGGCACAAGGCCGGGAAGTCCACTGGTTAAAAATTCAAAATATCCTCGTCATCCCGGCGGGCACCGGGCCTGACCCGGGGGTCAGCAGGGACCCAGCCGCATTGGCACGGTCCCGGGCAGCCCCCGGATCAATCCCGGATTAAATCCGGGACGGGGTCTCCCGGGATGACGGGTTGGAAT
It includes:
- a CDS encoding NAD(P)/FAD-dependent oxidoreductase produces the protein MAAEKVDIAIVGAGFAGMYMLHRARGMGLSAVVFETGDGVGGTWYWNRYPGARCDVESMEYSYQFDEDLQQEWSWSERFAAQPEILRYANHVADRFDLKRDIRFETKVTAAHFDDATGRWQVSTDKGDTVAAAHLVMATGCLSSANVPHFEGLEDFKGDWYHTGRWPKDGVDFTGKRVAVIGTGSSAIQSIPVIARQAEHLTVFQRTPNYAVPAHNHPVDPEREAWFKANYSELREKAKQGRSGQLYSVRDLKWGSEPLETAKAEFARRWDLGGFSYLGAYIDLLVNKEGNDVAAEFVRDKIRETVNDPKTAELLCPTSVIGCKRLCVDIGYFETYNRDNVSLIDISKAPIERLTETGLITGGREYAFDAIVFATGFDAMTGSLNRIDIRGRDGLALTEKWEAGPRTYLGLTTVGFPNLFLITGPGSPSVLTNMLPTIEQHVDYVSDIIDHLRAHGQSTIEPEQDAEDAWVDHVNQIAGGTLYPSCNSWYLGANVPGKPRVFMPYPGFPAYVKKCEEIAAAGYAGFRVG
- a CDS encoding GMC family oxidoreductase; the protein is MDSFDYVIVGAGSAGSVLANRLSEDPNTSVCVLEAGPSDWHPFIHIPAGFMKTILDPSVNWLYEQEPSHWTAGRRIKAPRGKTLGGSSSINGHIYNRGQRLDFNTWSQMGNRGWGYADVLPYFKRCESRQGQADETFRGRDGKMTVTDIDWSHPLTEAFIQSCVETGIPRNPDYNGEKQEGVNYAQRTIRGGRRLSAARGYLHPAMKRPNLTVITHAHATELALEGKRVTGVRYNKGGRHGIPSEVKANREVILSGGTYNSPQLLQLSGIGAPDQLSQHGIAVKHALPGVGENLRDHYAPRFAYRVKNTDSINERARGLKLAGEVMKYLTTRKGILAISPTLVYGFWRSDPALQFGDIQFTFTPASYAEGVQSALEREPGMTIASWQQRPESQGYVRLRNADPFEAPVIQPNYLAHEEDRRVLLAAMKLARQIMTAQAMAPYNAGETYPGPSVASDDELMESARHRGTTTFHPMGTCRMGPSSDKLTVVDDSLRVHGLEGLRVVDASIMPTMPSANLNASTMMIAEKASDIIRGRPALESVSLPDEAGSNAA
- a CDS encoding HAD-IA family hydrolase, giving the protein MPQPTALIFDCDGVLVDSEAIVMRIEQAAIAEAGLSYAPQDYATKFTGLSYDDFFATLDAEHRTRFGRPLDRSLYERIKDDSVAAMERELEAVPGIAELVEIVTVPTAVASSSFPDSLVMKLRKTGLYDRFAPHIYSTKLVPNGKPAPDIFLYAAEKLGVPAKDCVVLEDSVNGICAAVDAGMTAWGFTGAGHADPELAQRLTAAGAESVFDSHAAIALRLRE
- a CDS encoding PAS domain-containing protein → MTEDDGQTPSPGPSAGTEFVIPDGYAPEIAALVRYWTRITPPDGLPGRQHFDPADIPELLPHLWMADVYRDPWRFWIRLVGTAVVNYSGRDSTGKWCTEQFPNFEESAGYRDMARCAEQGVPVFRTAKQLASDGPRQSQRVHLPLAADGRKVDIILSLTRYVFVRV